DNA sequence from the Homalodisca vitripennis isolate AUS2020 unplaced genomic scaffold, UT_GWSS_2.1 ScUCBcl_1611;HRSCAF=5460, whole genome shotgun sequence genome:
TCAGGCCGCGAGCCGAGTCGCGGCTGGCGGCGGAGCCATCTGATATTCCCGACATACAGAATGGCAGACTCCGCTACAACGGCACCGGCACCAGCCGCTCCCACACCGAAGAAGGCGAAGGCCGCGGCCGCCAGCAAGAAGCCCCGCGTCAAGCCGGCTCACCCACCGACGTCGGACATGGTGAACGCGGCCATCAAGAGCCTGAAAGAGCGCGGCGGTTCGTCGCTGCAGGCCATCAAAAAGTACATCGCGGCCAACTACAAGGTTGACGCCGAGAAGCTGGCCCCTTTCATCAGGAAGTACCTCAAGTCGGCCGTAGCGTCCGGCGCTCTCACCCAGCCGAAAGGCAAGGGCGCCACCGGCTCGTTCAAACTGTCGGTGAAATCCTCCGGAGAAGGAGCCAAGTCCGCCGGCAGCGAGACGGTCAAGAAGGCCGCCAAGAAAGCACCGGCCAAGCCGAAAGCCGGCGATAAGAAGCCGAAGGCGGCCAAAAAGCCAGCCGCAGCCAAGAAACCGGCCGCCGCCGCCGCGACCAAGAAGGCCGCCAAGCCCAAGACTCCCAGCAAGGCAAAGAAGGTCGCCAAACCGCCGACCAAAAAGCCCAAGTCGCCCAAACCGAAGAAAGTGGCCGTGAAGAAAGCCAAAACGCCCAAGAAGACCGCCGCCAAGAAGAAGTAAACCGGCCGGCCAGTCGCTCTCCTCCCTCGACTGTGGGAAATccaaacggcctttctaaaggccacccaAAATGTCATTCGTTTTAACGTGTTTTATTAGCGACCcctgtttttgatattattataacaaatac
Encoded proteins:
- the LOC124371568 gene encoding histone H1-like — its product is MADSATTAPAPAAPTPKKAKAAAASKKPRVKPAHPPTSDMVNAAIKSLKERGGSSLQAIKKYIAANYKVDAEKLAPFIRKYLKSAVASGALTQPKGKGATGSFKLSVKSSGEGAKSAGSETVKKAAKKAPAKPKAGDKKPKAAKKPAAAKKPAAAAATKKAAKPKTPSKAKKVAKPPTKKPKSPKPKKVAVKKAKTPKKTAAKKK